CAGTTGCATTATGCGCTTCATTAAATCCTACTCCAAATAAATGTTGGTGTAATTCGGTTAGTGTTGGTAATTTAAACTTACCTCCTCTACCTCCAGGGATCTGACACATCGATGCAGTTTCCTCTGTACAGGTATCTAAAACAGGTAAACTTTCCAGATTATTTTCTACACCCAATCTATAGAATTCACAAGCCATAATGTTGACATCAAACCCAACATTTTGACCCACTATAAATTTTGTTTTTGCTAAAGCTTCATTAAACAACTCTAAACCTTCGCTTAAAGTTATTCCTTGCTCATTTGCTAAATCTGTTGAAATCCCATGAATCCTTTCTGCATCAAAGGGAATATTAAACCCATCCGCTTGAATTAAGAAATCATTGTGCTCAATTAAATTTCCCATTTCATCATGTAACTGCCATGCAATTTGAATTGCTCTTGGCCAGTTATCAGTATCTGTAATTGGTGCATTCCAGCTTTTCGGTAAACCCGTAGTTTCTGTATCAAAAATTAAATACATTCAGCAAAAAAGTTCTTGTGATTTTGAAAAAGTAAAGTTACGATTTATTCATCACATGATAAATCATTTCATTTATTATGATTATTAATAATTTCCCTTATTTTTACTTCAACCTAATTTTATATAAAATGAAGAATGTAATATATGTATTCTTAGCTGCGTTGGTACTGACATCGTGTAAGAAAAATGATTTTGTAAACTTCTCTGGGAAGATTACAAATCAAAATTCAGACTCAATTGTTATTGCTAACGGACAAAAAGGATATCAAAGAGTAATTAAATTGGATGAAAATGGTGCTTTTAAAGATACTTTAAAAGTTGATGATGGTTTTTTCTCTTTATTTGATGGAAAAGAATATGCTACGGTATATTTCAGAAATGGAGATGAAATTACTATGAATGTTGATGCTAAGGATTTCAACAACTCAATTATTTTTGCTGGTAAAGGAGCTGCAGAAAGTAACTTTATGGTAAAAACAACTTTAAATCAATTAGAGTTTAACAAAGGAGTTTTAGCAATGTTAGAATTACCTAAAGCTGATTTTGATGAAAAACTAAACTCTTATGTTTCTGGTTTTACTTCACGTTTAGGAAATAAAGTTTTAGATACTGCTTTTGTTTCTCTTCAAAAAAATAATATTGAAGGATTAAAGGCTCAATTAACAAATATGCATGATGAAAAAATGTATATTAAAAATGAGTTAGCTAAAGGTAAAGTAGCTCCTAAGTTCGTTGACTACGAGAATCCTCAAAGAGAAACTTTTTCTTTAGATGATTTAAAAGGAAAATATGTATACATTGATGTTTGGGCTACTTGGTGTCCTCCTTGTTTAGCTGAAATTCCTTCTCTTCAAAAATTAGAAAAGGATTATCATGATAAAAACATTCAATTTGTAAGTATTTCTGTAGATAAAAGAGATGACTATTTCACTTGGACGGATATGATTGAAGAGAAAAATTTAGGTGGACTTCAGTTATATGCAAATGAAGACAAAACGTTTTCTGAAGCATATAGAATTAGTTCTATTCCTCGTTTTATCTTAGTTGATCCAGAAGGAAATTTAGTGAGTGCCGATGCTCCTAGACCATCTGATCCGAAACTAGTTGAATTATTTAGTTCTTTAGGAATCTAAAATATTTAAGCCTCACAAATTGTGAGGCTTTTTTTATAGTTTAAAGTTTATCTTTTCTCCTGTCATTTTTTGTGCTAAACGATTAATTGCTTCTTCTGTTAATTGCAATATTCTTGGGTAACCTCCTGTAACTTGACAATCTCTCATTAAAATTATTAATTCTCCCGAAGGAGTTAATTGTACTGTTCCTGGTAAAACTCCAGAAGACAAAATTGAAGGTAGATTATTTTCTACTTTTTCTGTTAGCATATACCCCATCCTACTATTCTTTGGTGAAATTGAAAATGTGATAGTATTTAGTTTTTCTTGCTGTTCTTTTGTTAATAAATTGAACTCAGGTCCTCTAAAACATTCTATGATTGAACTTGTAAAATGTCCTTCGTCAATTTTAAACTTTGCGTATGTATTTTCTAGTTTTTGATTTATTGTTGGCGTAGAAATTATTTCTTCTTTACTTAAAATAGATTCTTCAGTAATTCCTTTATACATACTTCTACTATTCAACTTAACTTCAGAACAAATTCCTCCTTTAACAGCTAGATAAATCCTAAGACCGTAGATTCTATTACCAAAAGTGAGTTGATCTCCTTTTGACACAAAGATCCTTTTGTTTACAGAGATTTGTTGATTGTTTATTTGAGGAGAAAAGTTAGCTCCGGAGATGCAAATTTCATGATCTGCTAAAAACTCAAATTTTGCATTTCCATATGTAATTTCGAGTACAGCAGCATTAAGTTTGTTATTCAATATTGCATTGGCTAGTTGATATGAACGTAAATCCATTGCTCCGGAAGTAGGAACACCAAAATGAGCGAATCCAAATCTTCCTTCATCTTGAATTGTAGTTGAAATTCCTGGTGAAATTACTTTAATCATAGATTTCAATTTTACTTAATTCATACTCTCCCAAAGAAATTTCGATTTCAATTTTTTGAAACTCGTGTTTACTTACAGGATTAAATTTCAATTGATCCCCAGACTTTGCAAAACAAGGCAGATCATTTTCAAGATTAAAGAAGTTTATTGGTGTCTTCCCAATTATATGCCAACCTCCTGCACTTTTTTGCGGATAAATTCCTGTTTGTTTACCTCCTATTGCTACAGAACCTTTGGGAACTTTTAAAAGTGGCGTTGATTTTCTATTCAGTTCAAGTTTAGCATCAAGACCTCCTAAATATAAAAACCCAGGAAGAAATCCGACAAAATAAACGGTATACATTGCTGAGCTGTGTAAAGTAATTATTTCCTCAACAGAAACTCCCAGCTCCTTTGACATGTTGGAAAGATCAAATCCATATTCCAAGTCATAACATACAGGAATTGTCCAAAGATGTTTTGCTATACTATTTTGAGATTTTAATTCATTATAAATTACTTTCAACTCTTGTATCTCAGCTTGAAAATTAATTATTTCATTGTACTTGAGGACTAAAGAATTATAACCAATTATAAAATCTATTATTCGTTCTTTTTTTCTTTTAAAAATAGCTTCTTTATAATTGTTAATATCACTAATAATTTCAGGAGAAATCTTTTCCTCCCAAGCTATTAAAATTGCCTTGTCTCCAAAGTTTTTATATTCTAAAGTATTAAGCATCTTTTGCAAGCTTCTCTCTTAGATATTGAAGTAATTCGACTGCATTTTTATGATCTCCATGAACACAAAATGTATCTGCTTTAATTTGAACTGAACTTCCTTGAACTGAAGTAACTTTTTCGGAATTTACCATTTGTTTCAATTGTTGAAAAGCCAAGTCATTATTCGTAATAATAGCATTAGGTTGTGCTCTTGAAACTAAAGATAAATCATCATTATAACTCCTATCAATAAAAGCTTCATATTTAACTTTTATTCCACTACTAATAGCAAGCTCAGCTATAACTGAGTTATAAGGAGCATATAAATAAACTGATTCTTTTAACGCCAACAATTCATCAATAATAACTTTTGCGTACTCCTCACCTTTTGCAGCTATATTATATAACGCTCCATGTGGTTTTACATGATGCAAACGTTCTCCCTGTTCCTCAGTTTTACTTTTTACCAATTGAATCTGATTTCGAATACTTTCTTGAAGTTCAGAAAAGGAAATATCCATAATTTTTCTTCCGAAATTTTCTCTATCCGGAAATGATGGATGCGCTCCAATTTTGACATTATATGCTTTCGCTAATGAAATCACCTCATCAATTATCTCTGGACTTCCTGCATGTGCAGCACAAGAAATATTACACGAATTGATGTAAGGCATTAAAAACTTTTCATTACCCAATCCTTCTGCTACATCACAATTGATATCTATACTTTTAGTAAACATTTAAAACTTTTAGAATACTTTTTAAGCCTAAGAAAATAGTGAACACTAGTAAACATAATCCAATAAAGTTTTGTGTTTTGGTGTTCTTGAATTTTCCTAAGACTGATTCTTTATTCATTACCCAAAGTAAAATTCCAGCGATTAATGGTAACAATAAACCATTAGCGACTTGAGCAACTTTTATTATTTGTATTGGTTTTACACCTAATGAGGAAAATAAAATTCCTAGAACTAAAATGAAAATCCAGACTCCTCTAAAATTTTTAGATTTCAAATTTCCTTTCCAGCCTAAACATCCTTTTGCAACATAAGCAGCAGCTAAAGGTGCAGTTATTGCAGAAGTAATACCAGCTGCAAATAAACCAATTGCCAAAAAGTACTTTGCAAATGCTCCATATAATGGTTCTAATCCTTTTGCTAAATCTGAAACATTCGCAATTGTATCTGAGTTTATACTTGCTGCAGAAATGATAATAGCCATCGATACTAATCCTCCTAATGCAATCGAAATAATTGTATCCTTTTTTACACTATTGATATCCTCAGGTTTGTTCCATTTTTCTTTCACAAGAGAAGCATGTAAGAAAAGATTATATGGAACCACAGTTGTACCAATCAAAGCGATTACGGTTAATAAACCATTCTCTGGAAGTTTAGGAACTACTAACCCTTTGAAAATTTCAATTACATTGGGTTTTGTTATAATTGCTGTGATTAAGAAAGATAAACTCATAATAAGTACCAAACTCACTAAAACTCTTTCTAAAAACTTATAGTTACCCACATATAACAATGCGAATGCGATTATTCCTATTAAAATACTCAATGCATTTACATAAAATGGACCGATCATATAGTTTTGACTTCCTAGAACAGTTTCTAAACCTAATACTGCTCCGCTAATATTTCCTGCTTCATATAAAGAATTCCCGATAACAATAGCGACTAATATCAGAGCAATTAAAACACTTTTAAAAACAGGATTTTTAACTTCTTCTCGAATAACTTCTGATAACCCTTTTTGAGAAATAATTCCTAAACGAGCCGCCATTTCTTGTAAGAAGATCGTAGCCAAAATCGAAATGAGCATCGCCCAAAGCAAATTGAATCCAAAATTAATCCCTGCAATAGTACAGACAGTTACTGTTCCTGGACCAATAAATGCCGCTGCTACCAGAGTTCCTGGGCCAATATTTTTTAATAGCTTTTTAATCATTCTTAGAAGATTTTAATGCATAAATAGCAAAACTACCAAGCCAATGTCCTCCTTCATAACTATCACCAACTAAATTTGGCAATGAGTATTCTATATGCTGATTTGCAATTTTCTTTAAATGATTTAATTCTGAAGATCCTTCTATAATTTTATTTAACGCCCAAGCTCTAGAAAAATTCACACCATCTAAATGGACTAATTTACCATCTGTTCTATCCGAAACTTCTCCTACAGGAAATTGAAAATTTACATCTTTCAATTGTGGTAAAAATTTATCAAACCAATCATCAAACAATTCTTTAGATAAAACTCGTTTCATAATTGCCGCTTCTTGTAAGCATGGAGAAAGAAAATCAAATCCACTCGGCTCCCAAGACAAAGGGCAATTCTGATCTTTTAAATAGAACGCTTTTGCTCTAGTTTCAATTAACAGCTTCAATTCTGTATTACTAACAGTATTGGCGTAATCCCAAGCAAAAGTTAATCCAAATGCAGTATTAGTATGCTCTCCTACTCTAATTGGATATTTCAATTTCGGTAAAAATTCAAAGTATTTTCCAACAATCAAATCTGTAAGAGGCTGTAAGTTTTTCTCAAGGACTCTGGCAGTTTCATCATCCCATGTATGTAATTCTTCAGCTAATTTTAATAACCAAGCCCAACCATAAGTACGCTCATAACTTTTATTGTATTTTCCATAAAAGTATTTTACTTCTTTTTCTATATTCTCTTTAGATATATTTTGAAGTAATTGCTCTTTAATTGTTGCTGCATTATCAATATTCGGAAATTGTTTCAACAGTGCAACTAAACTCCAATGTCCATGCACAGATGAGTGCCAGTCGAAACAACCATAAAAAGCAGGATGTAATTCTTTTGGAGATTTTAAATCTTCTCCACTTCCAATTGTTTGATTTAACTTATTCGGATATTCAACATTAATGCAATGTATAGGTAAACTTGCTAATTTATTTGCTTGTTCAAGAGTTAAGGATAAACTCTCTACCTCCACTACTTCAACCGTATTAGCGTCTGATGATTTTGTTTCCTTTGAGTCAGATTTTCCCGTTTGTCCACAAGAAATAAGAACTATTGAAAATAGAGATATAAAAAAAGATTTCATTTACATATAATTTGGTTGTCATAAATGTAGTGAAATGAAATTACAATTAGTTTCATAATTACTTAAAGTAGTTATTAGTATTTTGATTACGATTTCTTAATTTCGCAGCCTATGAAAAGAATAATATCCCTGCTATTTTTATTTGTATACATTTTCACTAATTCTCAAGTAAAACTATCTCATAATATTGGTGATGATTTAATTCCTACGACTATTTATGCTTGTAGTTGGGGAGGTATAAAATGGGCTAGAAAATTTAATCTCAGAGATTTTGGAATTACCAACAATGAAAATTTTATTATAAACTCTGCGCAAATAGGGTTGTTCAGAACTGGTAGTTGGGATGTAAACATTCAGTTTAATATTTATAAAGTTGACTCAAACTTTCCTAATTCATTTTCCGATGCT
This genomic window from Tenacibaculum sp. 190524A05c contains:
- a CDS encoding TlpA disulfide reductase family protein yields the protein MKNVIYVFLAALVLTSCKKNDFVNFSGKITNQNSDSIVIANGQKGYQRVIKLDENGAFKDTLKVDDGFFSLFDGKEYATVYFRNGDEITMNVDAKDFNNSIIFAGKGAAESNFMVKTTLNQLEFNKGVLAMLELPKADFDEKLNSYVSGFTSRLGNKVLDTAFVSLQKNNIEGLKAQLTNMHDEKMYIKNELAKGKVAPKFVDYENPQRETFSLDDLKGKYVYIDVWATWCPPCLAEIPSLQKLEKDYHDKNIQFVSISVDKRDDYFTWTDMIEEKNLGGLQLYANEDKTFSEAYRISSIPRFILVDPEGNLVSADAPRPSDPKLVELFSSLGI
- a CDS encoding biotin-dependent carboxyltransferase family protein; translation: MIKVISPGISTTIQDEGRFGFAHFGVPTSGAMDLRSYQLANAILNNKLNAAVLEITYGNAKFEFLADHEICISGANFSPQINNQQISVNKRIFVSKGDQLTFGNRIYGLRIYLAVKGGICSEVKLNSRSMYKGITEESILSKEEIISTPTINQKLENTYAKFKIDEGHFTSSIIECFRGPEFNLLTKEQQEKLNTITFSISPKNSRMGYMLTEKVENNLPSILSSGVLPGTVQLTPSGELIILMRDCQVTGGYPRILQLTEEAINRLAQKMTGEKINFKL
- the pxpB gene encoding 5-oxoprolinase subunit PxpB; this encodes MLNTLEYKNFGDKAILIAWEEKISPEIISDINNYKEAIFKRKKERIIDFIIGYNSLVLKYNEIINFQAEIQELKVIYNELKSQNSIAKHLWTIPVCYDLEYGFDLSNMSKELGVSVEEIITLHSSAMYTVYFVGFLPGFLYLGGLDAKLELNRKSTPLLKVPKGSVAIGGKQTGIYPQKSAGGWHIIGKTPINFFNLENDLPCFAKSGDQLKFNPVSKHEFQKIEIEISLGEYELSKIEIYD
- the pxpA gene encoding 5-oxoprolinase subunit PxpA, coding for MFTKSIDINCDVAEGLGNEKFLMPYINSCNISCAAHAGSPEIIDEVISLAKAYNVKIGAHPSFPDRENFGRKIMDISFSELQESIRNQIQLVKSKTEEQGERLHHVKPHGALYNIAAKGEEYAKVIIDELLALKESVYLYAPYNSVIAELAISSGIKVKYEAFIDRSYNDDLSLVSRAQPNAIITNNDLAFQQLKQMVNSEKVTSVQGSSVQIKADTFCVHGDHKNAVELLQYLREKLAKDA
- a CDS encoding Nramp family divalent metal transporter, translating into MIKKLLKNIGPGTLVAAAFIGPGTVTVCTIAGINFGFNLLWAMLISILATIFLQEMAARLGIISQKGLSEVIREEVKNPVFKSVLIALILVAIVIGNSLYEAGNISGAVLGLETVLGSQNYMIGPFYVNALSILIGIIAFALLYVGNYKFLERVLVSLVLIMSLSFLITAIITKPNVIEIFKGLVVPKLPENGLLTVIALIGTTVVPYNLFLHASLVKEKWNKPEDINSVKKDTIISIALGGLVSMAIIISAASINSDTIANVSDLAKGLEPLYGAFAKYFLAIGLFAAGITSAITAPLAAAYVAKGCLGWKGNLKSKNFRGVWIFILVLGILFSSLGVKPIQIIKVAQVANGLLLPLIAGILLWVMNKESVLGKFKNTKTQNFIGLCLLVFTIFLGLKSILKVLNVY
- a CDS encoding DUF2891 domain-containing protein, with protein sequence MKSFFISLFSIVLISCGQTGKSDSKETKSSDANTVEVVEVESLSLTLEQANKLASLPIHCINVEYPNKLNQTIGSGEDLKSPKELHPAFYGCFDWHSSVHGHWSLVALLKQFPNIDNAATIKEQLLQNISKENIEKEVKYFYGKYNKSYERTYGWAWLLKLAEELHTWDDETARVLEKNLQPLTDLIVGKYFEFLPKLKYPIRVGEHTNTAFGLTFAWDYANTVSNTELKLLIETRAKAFYLKDQNCPLSWEPSGFDFLSPCLQEAAIMKRVLSKELFDDWFDKFLPQLKDVNFQFPVGEVSDRTDGKLVHLDGVNFSRAWALNKIIEGSSELNHLKKIANQHIEYSLPNLVGDSYEGGHWLGSFAIYALKSSKND